The following proteins come from a genomic window of Salvia hispanica cultivar TCC Black 2014 chromosome 4, UniMelb_Shisp_WGS_1.0, whole genome shotgun sequence:
- the LOC125223607 gene encoding solute carrier family 35 member F1-like isoform X2, producing MRMMKTLNCKKFFTKPTLLGLALGQFLSLLITSTGFSSSELANRGINAPTSQSFFNYVLLVIVYGSLLLYRRKPLKAKWYYYILLGLVDVEANFLVVKAYQYTSITSVMLLDCWTIPCVLFLTRFFLKTKYRFRKFIGVSICIAGLVTVIFSDVHAADRSSGSRPLKGDLLVIAGATLYGVSNVSEEFFVKSADRVELMAFLGIFGAIISAIQISLLERHELKSIHWSSGATLPFVGFSLAMFVFYSGVPVLLKMSGSTMLNLSLLTSDMWLIGCTSSPLLLSRSDSSFIQ from the exons ATGCGAATGATGAAGACGCTGAATTGCAAAAAATTCTTCACAAAACCTACATTGTTAGGGCTTGCTCTAGGCCAGTTTCTCTCGCTTCTCATCACCTCCACCGGATTTTCATCCTCTGAGCTCGCCAACAGAG GAATTAATGCACCAACTTCGCAGTCgtttttcaattatgtattgtTGGTGATTGTCTATGGAAGCCTTCTACTCTACAGAAGAAAACCTCTCAAG GCCAAATGGTATTACTACATCTTGCTAGGATTGGTTGATGTTGAAGCCAATTTTCTTG TGGTTAAGGCATACCAGTACACCTCCATCACGAGCGTGATGCTGCTGGATTGTTGGACAATACCATGTGTCCTGTTTCTCACGCGGTTCTTTTTGAAGACGAAATATAGGTTCCGAAAGTTTATAGGCGTATCTATCTGCATTGCCGGTCTTGTAACAGTTATTTTCTCTGATGTACATGCAGCAGATAGATCGA GTGGTAGCAGACCTCTTAAAGGTGACCTTCTCGTTATCGCTGGGGCAACCCTTTACGGTGTTAGCAACGTCAGCGAG GAgttttttgttaaaagtgCAGATAGGGTGGAGCTTATGGCCTTCTTGGGCATCTTTGGTGCAATTATCAGTGCTATCCAAAT AAGCTTACTCGAGCGCCATGAACTCAAATCCATTCACTGGTCATCTGGGGCG ACACTCCCGTTCGTTGGATTTTCCTTAGCCATGTTTGTGTTTTACTCGGGGGTTCCTGTTTTGCTCAAG ATGAGCGGATCAACGATGCTAAATCTGTCGTTGCTGACTTCGGATATGTG GTTGATTGGATGTACTTCGTCGCCTTTGCTGCTGTCACGCTCGGACTCATCGTTTATTCAGT AG
- the LOC125223607 gene encoding solute carrier family 35 member F1-like isoform X1 translates to MRMMKTLNCKKFFTKPTLLGLALGQFLSLLITSTGFSSSELANRGINAPTSQSFFNYVLLVIVYGSLLLYRRKPLKAKWYYYILLGLVDVEANFLVVKAYQYTSITSVMLLDCWTIPCVLFLTRFFLKTKYRFRKFIGVSICIAGLVTVIFSDVHAADRSSGSRPLKGDLLVIAGATLYGVSNVSEEFFVKSADRVELMAFLGIFGAIISAIQISLLERHELKSIHWSSGATLPFVGFSLAMFVFYSGVPVLLKMSGSTMLNLSLLTSDMWSVLIRIFVYHEKVDWMYFVAFAAVTLGLIVYSVGDENEDDDDKKNVEEEAPQIQV, encoded by the exons ATGCGAATGATGAAGACGCTGAATTGCAAAAAATTCTTCACAAAACCTACATTGTTAGGGCTTGCTCTAGGCCAGTTTCTCTCGCTTCTCATCACCTCCACCGGATTTTCATCCTCTGAGCTCGCCAACAGAG GAATTAATGCACCAACTTCGCAGTCgtttttcaattatgtattgtTGGTGATTGTCTATGGAAGCCTTCTACTCTACAGAAGAAAACCTCTCAAG GCCAAATGGTATTACTACATCTTGCTAGGATTGGTTGATGTTGAAGCCAATTTTCTTG TGGTTAAGGCATACCAGTACACCTCCATCACGAGCGTGATGCTGCTGGATTGTTGGACAATACCATGTGTCCTGTTTCTCACGCGGTTCTTTTTGAAGACGAAATATAGGTTCCGAAAGTTTATAGGCGTATCTATCTGCATTGCCGGTCTTGTAACAGTTATTTTCTCTGATGTACATGCAGCAGATAGATCGA GTGGTAGCAGACCTCTTAAAGGTGACCTTCTCGTTATCGCTGGGGCAACCCTTTACGGTGTTAGCAACGTCAGCGAG GAgttttttgttaaaagtgCAGATAGGGTGGAGCTTATGGCCTTCTTGGGCATCTTTGGTGCAATTATCAGTGCTATCCAAAT AAGCTTACTCGAGCGCCATGAACTCAAATCCATTCACTGGTCATCTGGGGCG ACACTCCCGTTCGTTGGATTTTCCTTAGCCATGTTTGTGTTTTACTCGGGGGTTCCTGTTTTGCTCAAG ATGAGCGGATCAACGATGCTAAATCTGTCGTTGCTGACTTCGGATATGTGGTCTGTTTTAATCCGCATCTTCGTATACCATGAAAAG GTTGATTGGATGTACTTCGTCGCCTTTGCTGCTGTCACGCTCGGACTCATCGTTTATTCAGT AGGTGATGAAAATGAGGATGATGATGACAAGAAAAACGTTGAGGAAGAGGCTCCCCAGATTCAAGTTTGA